One part of the Plasmodium cynomolgi strain B DNA, chromosome 3, whole genome shotgun sequence genome encodes these proteins:
- a CDS encoding hypothetical GTP binding protein 2 (putative): protein MRENANTYRGEIRKVLERSYKSEYEKLLKEEKEDEEVSGQVHENLKITFLMKENINNFLFTRPQTGFARGSCAEAKNCSTFSDHIFANAKVLLSTKRDAPFGSSHTLEEWPQQEGQQQQERQNCQKKAVNEEDHNPMSGSLTEEGEGEQKLFTRSNVSAIELFKHNVNAFLSYKKENIIKNNLHEDLLYGRVKVHWFPKFMKKIITKMADYIKISDVIVEVRNGIIPFVFDDLHALDLFNFRTNKPKIIVYTNCDRSSIKGNEEWGSYYRRKLFWYDKNFNKKLENKEGMQNQLKKSAVIFVDAKNGKKEIIVLKN from the exons ATGAGGGAGAATGCCAACACGTATAGGGGAGAAATAAGGAAGGTACTTGAACGGAGTTACAAAAGCGAATACGAGAAATTgctgaaggaggagaaggaggacgAGGAGGTGAGCGGCCAGGTGCACGAAAATCTGAAGATAACGTTCCTTATGAAGGAGAATAtaaataactttttattcACTCG GCCGCAAACCGGCTTCGCCCGAGGGAGCTGCGCCGAGGCGAAGAATTGTTCCACGTTTAGTGACCATATCTTTGCCAACGCGAAGGTGCTGTTGAGCACGAAGAGGGACGCACCATTTGGGTCATCCCACACGTTGGAGGAGTGGCCGCAGCAGGAGGgtcagcagcagcaggagcgGCAAAACTGCCAGAAGAAGGCAGTAAACGAAGAGGACCACAATCCCATGTCGGGGAGCCTAACcgaggaaggagaaggcgAACAAAAACTGTTCACAAGAAGCAACGTATCCGCTATAGAACTCTTCAAACACAACGTTAATGCATTCCTCtcatacaaaaaggaaaacataataaaaaataacctaCATGAAGACTTACTCTACGGGAGAGTTAAAGTACACTGGTTTCccaaatttatgaaaaaaataattaccaAAATGGCAGATTACATCAAAATTAGTGATGTGATAGTAGAAGTGAGAAATGGAATCATCCCTTTCGTGTTCGACGATTTACACGCATTagacctttttaattttaggACAAATAAACCGAAGATAATTGTCTACACGAATTGTGATCGGTCTTCCATTAAAGGGAATGAAGAATGGGGGAGCTACTACAGGAGGAAGCTCTTTTGGTAcgataaaaatttcaataaaaaattggaaaacaAAGAGGGCATGCAGAATCAACTCAAAAAAAGTGCTGTCATTTTTGTGGAtgcgaaaaatgggaagaaagaaattattgttttaaaaaattaa
- a CDS encoding asparagine-rich protein (putative): protein MENKNFAQNIFYKGFNERRVNYLSVNANTDLENAHSLNISSGVTPIKNANEENSMLKMNAQKVSVSRQEGNTKINQNEFVGNIQSHVNLNSMHSNAGYANGGLLYVDNKMGGGNVNSHIYSSLGTAPSGLATADGSAHKNIFSQGIYPDMKSFDRVDPNRLDANRLNMNTFSNSRNVPMKSGEYIFSGAQQHLGYMEAKEGGKGGPPAGGGRVGSNPIAGGNVGGAHIGSGNVAGTNVAGTNVGGAHMGGTHIGGTNVFGAHILGARGKESQLGAYRMNPVSGGPMPASGKSAAPYEGGHSQGSRVDSMMKDGLFGSMYRTIQGVTMNANANANANVSASTNAIMNASTNAIMNASTNNNMNASSAALGNAQSSLSNFINGGMNRNKPPPSDTAMNQVPFQTAENLSNTKNTNLKIFDNHRNKSKDIDASNMSTNLSQLSQLRQNISFSNFSNTVSSHHHRVNNNNNQNFNHMSNLGNTMNKMDTFNVPSTQGSNSMHKGTPLNSTLMSGALNSNGMGIPGMNLSSGGNHHGEGNLHSYGKHSMTNPLSGNALGMDGGGGGTHFAAMGHDVAVAHAGNQGSLGSHRNMGSMESHGNMGSMANAHLAGIPMAEGHIKGRGNLINYGYLHNKGKVGDLIGMGADGTKGGMLKDANCNYSGMNLLSGVPRASGLHYVSTMGGQNTYPGGPLNLKSNSEKADMQREASVLKGGVPDGSSSLTRTANQCTANQCTVSQSAPNNNVISTDNYANLLKHLCTPIKNRLASNTTDRLNSVNIGEYSNQEGKFPGGNAKESNTSGVHESTAADMFVGSGVFKGSADEGKAQENANLGSISGGVDFSGDGDVVRKDPLDSITSSANASGNVSGIPSGNIGGGAPSWGHVYDLKKINRFAEKKRRDEEAAEAAEAGCTNSGGNGQDRQDRQDSQDRRDRQYHTHGEKQDSHECIDRRDEGKNKHTRSSKTKTKVFFYINPKYIIEPLKRKIYQNMSLYIENLISDVQESENKNRGEILADLHNTPWFCMVFDFDGISKLLNVFNKYLIYSDSLIIPDVLIGKKLDAGNTSSVVAAQPSGENHQNAENQPSGENQQSGENQQSGENQPSGQNQPSGQNQPSGDPNYDHTQQGQRQFHHYFKKSDKLDFINKKISEYEQSIIESAEKLSYLKELCTSIKGQTAKLRLFAYKSKELQTIIDIEKNCGLATEEHQQINLTNEYYDMFKKINDGLNFLKKYSNVIISTQTMHDEITHDEENNHFCQSSVSTDDLSCENNFNGDEEEEEGEEEGEGDDDEYEEDEEGRKNPLHDEFDDKADKDVSKKRKTVNQIKNLQWEKEDNEEWVDEFLEDF from the exons atggagaacaaaaattttgccCAAAATATATTCTATAAAGGGTTCAACGAAAGGAGAGTGAATTACCTAAGCGTTAATGCAAACACAGACTTGGAAAACGCACACAGTTTGAATATCTCCTCTGGAGTGACTCCGATAAAAAACGCCAACGAAGAAAACAGCATGCTAAAAATGAATGCTCAGAAAGTAAGTGTATCGAGACAGGAGGGAAACACGAAGATTAATCAAAACGAATTCGTTGGTAATATTCAAAGCCACGTAAACCTTAACAGCATGCACTCCAACGCGGGTTATGCGAACGGGGGGCTCTTATATGTGGACAACAAAATGGGCGGAGGGAACGTGAACAGTCACATATATAGCAGCTTGGGGACGGCCCCCTCAGGTCTGGCAACCGCCGATGGgagtgcacacaaaaatattttcagtCAAGGGATCTACCCTGATATGAAAAGCTTTGATAGAGTAGACCCCAACCGGCTTGACGCGAACAGGCTGAATATGAACACGTTTAGCAACAGCAGGAACGTGCCCATGAAAAGCGgcgaatacattttttccggGGCACAACAGCACTTGGGGTATATGGAGGCCAAGGAGGGGGGCAAGGGGGGTCCTCCGGCTGGGGGAGGCCGCGTGGGGAGTAACCCCATTGCGGGGGGGAACGTTGGAGGGGCGCACATAGGAAGTGGGAACGTTGCAGGGACGAACGTTGCAGGGACGAACGTAGGAGGGGCGCACATGGGAGGGACGCACATAGGAGGGACGAACGTTTTCGGGGCGCACATTTTAGGGGCGCGCGGGAAGGAGAGCCAACTGGGTGCGTACCGAATGAACCCGGTGAGTGGTGGACCCATGCCAGCGTCGGGGAAGAGCGCAGCGCCGTATGAGGGCGGCCACTCCCAAGGCAGTCGAGTGGACAGTATGATGAAAGACGGCCTCTTTGGCAGCATGTACCGCACGATTCAGGGCGTCACCATGAACGCGAACGCAAACGCAAACGCAAACGTGAGTGCTAGCACAAACGCCATCATGAATGCTAGCACAAACGCCATCATGAATGCTAGCACAAACAACAACATGAATGCTAGCAGCGCAGCGCTGGGAAATGCGCAAAGCAGCTTATCCAACTTCATTAATGGCGGAATGAACAGAAACAAACCCCCCCCAAGTGACACAGCCATGAACCAAGTACCCTTTCAGACAGCGGAAAATCTAAGCAACACcaaaaacacaaatttgaaaatatttgacAATCACAGAAATAAATCGAAAGACATAGATGCGTCGAATATGTCGACAAACCTGAGTCAGTTGAGTCAACTGAGACAGAACATCTCCTTCagtaatttttcaaacacGGTGAGTAGCCATCACCACAGGGTGAATAACAACAATAACCAAAACTTCAACCACATGAGTAACTTGGGTAACACTATGAATAAGATGGACACGTTTAACGTGCCATCTACACAGGGGTCGAACAGTATGCATAAGGGGACCCCATTGAACAGCACGCTTATGAGTGGTGCGCTTAATAGCAACGGTATGGGCATTCCAGGAATGAACCTCTCTAGCGGGGGCAACCATCACGGAGAAGGCAACCTTCATAGCTATGGAAAGCACAGCATGACTAACCCGTTAAGTGGGAATGCCCTCGGAATGgacgggggagggggaggaaccCACTTCGCCGCGATGGGCCACGACGTTGCAGTGGCGCATGCGGGCAATCAGGGCAGTCTGGGAAGCCATAGAAATATGGGCAGCATGGAAAGTCATGGAAATATGGGCAGCATGGCAAATGCCCACCTGGCGGGCATCCCAATGGCTGAGGGGCACATAAAGGGTAGGGGAAACCTAATCAATTACGGATATCTGCACAACAAGGGGAAGGTGGGTGACCTGATTGGTATGGGAGCAGATGGCACCAAGGGAGGGATGCTTAAAGACGCGAACTGTAATTATAGCGGCATGAATTTACTTAGTGGAGTCCCCCGTGCGAGCGGACTTCATTATGTAAGCACTATGGGTGGGCAGAATACCTACCCTGGGGGGCCACTCAATTTGAAAAGCAATTCGGAGAAGGCAGACATGCAGAGAGAAGCATCCGTGTTGAAGGGGGGAGTGCCGGACGGGAGTAGCTCACTCACCCGCACCGCCAATCAGTGTACCGCCAACCAGTGTACCGTGAGCCAAAGCGCCCCAAACAACAACGTCATCAGTACGGATAACTACGCTAACCTTCTGAAGCATCTATGCACTCCTATCAAGAATAGACTCGCCAGCAACACCACAGATAGGCTGAACAGTGTCAACATTGGTGAGTACTCCAATCAGGAGGGGAAATTCCCAGGGGGAAATGCCAAGGAGAGTAACACTTCGGGTGTGCATGAGAGTACAGCGGCGGATATGTTCGTGGGTAGTGGGGTCTTCAAGGGGAGTGCAGACGAGGGGAAGGCGCAGGAAAACGCGAATCTTGGCAGCATCTCGGGTGGAGTCGATTTTAGTGGAGACGGAGACGTTGTGCGTAAGGATCCGCTGGACAGCATCACCAGTAGCGCTAACGCCAGCGGTAATGTCAGCGGTATCCCTAGCGGTAATATCGGGGGGGGAGCGCCCAGCTGGGGTCACGTGTACGACTTGAAGAAGATTAATCGGTTCGCCGAGAAGAAGCGCAGGGACGAGGAGGCGGCGGAGGCAGCGGAGGCGGGATGCACGAACAGTGGTGGGAACGGCCAGGATCGCCAAGATCGCCAAGACAGTCAGGACCGCCGGGACCGCCAGTATCACACCCACGGTGAGAAGCAGGACTCCCACGAGTGCATCGACCGACGCGACGAAGGGAAGAACAAACACACCAGGAGCAgcaaaacgaaaacgaaGGTCTTCTTCTACATCAACCCCAAGTACATCATCGAACcattgaaaagaaaaatatatcaaaatatGTCACTTTATATCGAAAATTTAATAAGTGACGTGCAAGAAAGTGAGAATAAAAACCGAGGAGAGATATTGGCTGACCTGCACAACACTCCCTGGTTCTGCATGGTATTCGACTTCGATGGGATTAGCAAACTACTTAATGtgtttaataaatatttgatTTACTCGGACTCGTTAATTATCCCCGATGTGCTGATCGGGAAGAAATTGGACGCGGGAAACACCTCCAGCGTGGTCGCTGCCCAGCCGAGTGGGGAAAACCATCAGAATGCAGAAAATCAACCGAGTGGGGAAAACCAACAGAGTGGAGAAAACCAACAGAGCGGAGAAAACCAACCGAGTGGACAAAACCAACCGAGTGGACAAAACCAACCGAGTGGAGACCCCAATTATGATCACACACAGCAGGGGCAAAGACAGTTTCATCACTACTTCAAAAAAAGCGACAAGCTAGATttcattaacaaaaaaataagtgaatATGAACAGAGCATAATCGAGAGTGCAGAAAAACTGTCATATCTGAAGGAGCTATGTACATCCATAAAAGGGCAA ACTGCCAAATTGAGATTGTTTGCATACAAAAGCAAAGAACTACAAACCATTATcgatatagaaaaaaattgtggattGGCCACTGAGGAACATCAACAGATTAACCTAACGAACGAATACTATGATATGTTCAAAAAGATCAATGAtggtttaaattttttaaaaaaatactccaACGTGATAATTTCAACACAGACTATGCACGATGAAATTACTCACGATGAGGAGAATAATCACTTTTGTCAGTCTTCTGTTTCTACTGATGATTTAAGCtgcgaaaataattttaatggagatgaggaggaagaggagggggaagaagaaggggaaggggacGACGATGAATAcgaggaggatgaggaagGA AGGAAGAATCCACTCCACGACGAGTTCGACGATAAAGCCGACAAGGACGTGAGCAAGAAGCGGAAGACTGTGAACCAGATTAAAAACCTGCAGTGGGAGAAGGAGGACAACGAGGAGTGGGTCGACGAATTTTTGGAGGACTTCTAA
- a CDS encoding hypothetical protein (putative), producing the protein MSGAGEKDDVKTKDEARHKDEVRSKDEVRSKEEEIFKLRKLAAIFKSECKKLKEENDALKRGSIPRGAEGTTTTPAVGEQLKNEYAKRLAVEKSYKKLKSFTLMLEEKMTQIKSESKKRYVEMEEKVKECQNDLSISKNENEKLKNTIQEKEINMEKLRNKIEQYKSYLKEQKGMTDIAENSIDQAVEYKMQIKKLKELLEGVKKTEEITAKERQQYRSMIMLCSQYKQKCKQIPLLENKIEILERKIKELEIFKNRDKEKMENISELRKSLINEQLEKEKLNEQLSEWINFAKLYIDKNAIDVESLKKSMQQIHQKYTHVNSTKTDLELRYRKLAADMEMVKQTLEDKKLEIKIVINKNRQLEKMYEFAKRDCMRREAPTRGDPCSAPCKEDTATQEEEKNSILEPPLTEYKAKYDFLRSDNEQKEKLIEELGERVKKYQSEFEQACLKQKCAETASDELQLYQKEILILKEEIHNYKHRIVTLEGDLVHVKNEWNDDKEKYETVVNDLREAVRKAQFDSKISGSAGSSSNQGGTPPEVKKQQHKGEDNDAHNTLNALYNHMDNLSSVDEIELVTLRNENLYLKSKIEVVKIFYANQIKSYREAFLYILGWDIQIEQSDQDIFFILTSLFSTHDGKFIFIKSNGAKDKRSLGSQADEERHTKRVKLQGGEAASLEGVTPVGVSSQASGNQGPPNGDAAPNGDAAPSGDAAPSGDAAPNGDAAPSGDAAPSGDAAPNGDAPPNGDTPPNGDAARTPLDVSKANFQNTNVALSSIVKGCKYSLLLHGHYGLKWNDNEDWKNHINKINTYPVLLSMSCIDEFNNIKAQYSNSMVPPGARK; encoded by the exons ATGAGCGGGGCAGGCGAAAAGGACGATGTGAAGACTAAGGATGAGGCGAGGCATAAGGATGAGGTGAGGTCTAAGGACGAGGTGAGGTctaaggaggaagaaattttcaaGCTAAGGAAACTAGCTGCCATCTTCAAAAGTGAGTGTAAAAAGCTGAAGGAGGAGAATGACGCTCTTAAAAGAGGGAGTATTCCCAGGGGAGCAGAAGGAACGACGACGACCCCTGCTGTGGGAGAGCAGCTAAAGAACGAGTATGCCAAACGGCTAGCTGTAGAAAAGAgctacaaaaaattaaaaagcttTACCCTCATgctggaggaaaaaatgactcaaataaaaagtgaaagcaaaaaaaggtacgtagagatggaagaaaaagtgaaggaATGTCAGAACGACTTGTCAATatccaaaaatgaaaacgaaaaattgaagaatacaatccaagaaaaagaaataaatatggAGAAgctaagaaataaaatagaacaatATAAATCATATctaaaggaacaaaaaggaatgacAGATATAGCAGAAAATAGTATCGACCAAGCAGTAGAATACAAAATGCAGATTAAAAAGCTGAAAGAACTTCTTgagggggtaaaaaaaacggaggaaatTACAGCCAAAGAAAGACAACAGTATAGAAGTATGATCATGCTTTGTTCCCAgtacaaacaaaaatgtaaacaaattccccttttagaaaataaaatagaaattttagaaagaaaaattaaagagttagaaatattcaaaaatagagataaagaaaaaatggaaaatatctCGGAACTTAGAAAAAGTCTCATAAATGAGCAGctcgaaaaggagaagttaAATGAACAGCTTAGCGAGTGGATAaactttgcaaaattgtatatCGATAAAAATGCCATAGATGTAGAAAGCTTAAAGAAATCCATGCAACAGATTCATCAAAAATACACCCACGTGAATTCCACAAAAACGGATTTGGAACTCCGCTACAGGAAGTTAGCTGCTGACATGGAAATGGTGAAGCAAACTCTCGAAGATAAAAAGTtagaaattaaaattgtcaTCAATAAAAATAGGCAGCTCGAGAAAATGTACGAGTTTGCTAAACGGGACTGCATGAGGAGGGAGGCTCCTACCCGGGGGGACCCCTGTAGTGCGCCCTGCAAAGAGGATACTGCAActcaggaggaggagaagaactCCATTTTGGAACCCCCCCTCACGGAGTACAAAGCCAAGTATGACTTCCTACGATCGGACAacgagcagaaggagaaactCATAGAAGAGCTAGGCGAACGAGTGAAGAAGTACCAAAGCGAGTTTGAGCAAGCGTGTCTGAAGCAAAAATGCGCAGAGACCGCCTCGGATGAGTTACAACTCTACCAGAAGGAAATTCTAATTCTCAAGGAAGAGATACATAATTATAAACACAGAATTGTTACGTTAGAAGGAGACTTGGTGCATGTAAAGAATGAATGGAATGACGATAAGGAAAAGTACGAAACAGTGGTGAACGATTTAAGGGAGGCCGTTAGGAAAGCCCAATTTGACAGCAAAATAAGTGGCTCTGCAGGGAGTTCTTCCAACCAGGGAGGAACACCCCCCGAGGTGAAGAAGCAGCAGCATAAGGGAGAGGACAACGATGCACATAACACCCTCAACGCGCTCTACAACCATATGGATAACCTCTCCTCTGTAGACGAAATCGAGTTGGTAACCCTACGGAATGAAAACTTATACTTAAAGTCTAAGATAGAAgtggtaaaaattttttatgcaaaCCAAATTAAGAGCTATAGGGAGGCCTTCCTGTACATCTTAGGGTGGGATATTCAAATCGAGCAGAGTGATCAGGacatcttcttcattttgactTCTTTATTTTCGACTCACGATGGgaagttcatttttataaagagCAACGGGGCTAAGGACAAGCGCTCCCTTGGGTCGCAGGCAGATGAGGAGAGGCACACCAAACGGGTGAagctgcaggggggggaagcggcctCCCTCGAAGGGGTTACCCCTGTGGGAGTGTCTTCACAAGCGAGCGGCAACCAGGGCCCTCCAAATGGTGATGCTGCCCCGAATGGTGATGCTGCCCCGAGTGGCGATGCTGCCCCGAGTGGTGATGCTGCCCCGAATGGTGATGCTGCCCCGAGTGGTGATGCTGCCCCGAGTGGTGATGCTGCCCCGAATGGTGAcgcccccccaaatggtgaTACCCCCCCAAATGGCGACGCCGCGCGCACCCCCCTGGACGTGTCCAAGGCCAACTTCCAAAACACAAACGTGGCCCTCTCTTCCATCGTGAAAGGCTGCAAGTACAGCTTGCTCCTGCACGGCCATTACGGCCTCAAGTGGAACGATAACGAAGACTGGAAGAACCACATCAACAAAATTAACACCTACCCTGTCCTCCTCTCCATGTCCTGCATAGACGAGTTCAACAACATAAAGGCGCAGTACAGCAACAGCATGG TACCCCCCGGGGCACGCAAATGA
- a CDS encoding hypothetical protein (putative), translating into MHKRKASAPVLGDWPCDSKRRCERGIEGNVSSCRKAKSEEHKIVDDALLKYKGGATGLFRGLKFAAIKELATRLEIAPVGDDPVEDDPVDDNPVGDDPLDDNPVEDNPVEDNPVDDNPLEGDNLYGGTSKGNPQSSAHRFSPPAERLTNTNAELSLLEKVGHDASNRMYGKVKTREESKEELPLGEHHFEQMKKDVSGPLFDGMSHERDEQVDGKHVGIAHFKITNRFITKENENQIKSSPSDIESMSEGGNNGVGLPLCGDKWVLTKPRERSDNPMVASTLCTDAASTIFGSSLIYNQSLQMGNGYAKQMEGCRATECPSSDLPHWDPPKNEDEGDGGDGNDGGDGGDGGDGGDGGDGDDGGDRDDGDEDDEKTFRDGKMAASTNGGKSFEEDKPELMRDPSGYPPLMSTLSDELLCCTSNGSDETSKRSGTHECITLPKGKERGSTPCRSSQVDMNHHGDIQPDEEKIFCETLTSEETSSKRIYHFRRSKNNIHIYTPGGGAYLTIEDNGEEETPESITSERSNKTQHCGSSQMKVKEEINPGEKQRDIHFVNTPSGSFLRNTGEKNNHTFNPTGVRNREVICKLECAQMNGKACFVDGPRDTTPHEECWRAEWFVQKGFQEINYHNGGDRVAMAKTEMSREMHREVSAETKTEPNAQTNTNRKTEMGSGSFQVSHPYGVEHTPRSSHNHGNESSLVKKSRQFSVSVYGPENARLFALFELIKYNSVPDALRDEANLCICTIKKNLMVQGGSSNKFRSGHFLPLMFADWDDAYSPALLRKIQGELVRNWGQFTDGGCSDVHRGSSDVHRGSSDVHRGSSDIYRGSSDIYRGSSDIYRGSSDIYRGSSDVQGCSGSKEEPPRAAPHFEGYSFPRKGNHAGGFDHVVRCGGDFTSLGENPPNCAPNQGSDHPSLVNNHPNLVSNHPNLVSNHPNLTSNHPNLPSNHPNRVNNCTGQADNPSSHNKNNLVHSIDAYNLHSRHMAHTFAANKPSMVNLRKDFNTREHVYRPHGEEILKLQNGYSFGQLDEYTNGGNSNGSNSNGGNTNGGNTNGGNTNGGNSNGGNRNWGLRVNHPGYHYNYARGEDKVNNMATCASLHSYQNGYVNSHEDVRGPPDNLTADLTIFGNYFHPDGNVVNCKMDKSAPTFGPKMSNGGGNVFDQFGVGAAHLRG; encoded by the exons ATGCACAAGCGGAAGGCGAGCGCCCCCGTCTTAGGGGACTGGCCCTGTGACTCAAAGCGCAGATGTGAAAGAGGCATCGAGGGAAATGTCTCCTCTTGCAGAAAAGCCAAATCGGAAGAACATAAAATAGTGGATGATgctttattaaaatataaaggcGGGGCGACAGGACTCTTCAGGGGGTTGAAATTTGCGGCGATAAAGGAGTTGGCAACTCGGCTGGAGATCGCCCCGGTTGGGGACGACCCGGTTGAAGACGACCCGGTTGATGATAACCCGGTTGGGGACGACCCACTTGATGATAACCCCGTTGAGGATAACCCCGTTGAGGATAACCCGGTTGATGATAACCCACTTGAAGGGGATAATCTTTATGGCGGCACTTCGAAGGGGAACCCACAGAGCAGTGCACACAGATTCTCCCCCCCAGCGGAGAGACTCACAAATACAAATGCGGAACTCTCCCTTTTAGAGAAGGTTGGACATGACGCTAGTAACAGGATGTATGGAAAGGTAAAAACGAGAGAGGAAAGTAAAGAGGAACTACCATTGGGGGAACACCATTTTGAGCAGATGAAGAAAGATGTAAGTGGCCCCCTATTCGATGGGATGTCCCACGAAAGAGACGAACAGGTTGACGGAAAACATGTGGGTATagcacattttaaaattacaaataGATTCATCACGAAGGAAAATGAGAACCAAATAAAGAGCTCACCATCCGACATCGAGTCTATGTCAGAGGGGGGCAATAATGGTGTTGGATTACCTCTATGTGGAGATAAATGGGTTCTAACAAAGCCCAGGGAGAGAAGTGATAATCCCATGGTTGCATCTACCCTGTGTACAGATGCAGCTTCGACAATTTTTGGGTCGAGTCTAATTTACAACCAGTCACTGCAGATGGGGAATGGATATGCAAAGCAAATGGAGGGATGCAGAGCGACGGAGTGCCCCTCGTCAGATCTGCCACACTGGGACCCAcccaaaaatgaagatgagGGTGATGGGGGTGATGGCAACGATGGAGGCGATGGAGGCGATGGAGGCGATGGAGGCGATGGAGGCGATGGCGACGATGGAGGCGATAGAGACGATGGCGACgaagatgatgaaaaaaCCTTCCGCGACGGCAAAATGGCCGCGTCCACCAATGGGGGAAAATCCTTCGAGGAGGACAAACCTGAGTTGATGAGAGACCCAAGCGGTTACCCCCCCCTGATGTCTACCCTAAGCGACGAGTTGCTGTGCTGCACGTCCAATGGTAGCGATGAAACGAGCAAGCGTAGTGGCACCCATGAATGCATAACACTGccaaagggaaaagaaagaggAAGTACCCCTTGCAGAAGCAGCCAGGTAGACATGAACCATCATGGGGACATCCAACctgatgaggaaaaaatattttgtgaaaCCCTAACCAGTGAAGAGACCTCCTCCAAACGTATTTACCATTttaggagaagcaaaaataatatacatatatacacaccaGGGGGAGGAGCCTACTTAACCATCGAGGATAACGGAGAGGAAGAGACCCCCGAGTCAATAACGAGTGAACGATCAAATAAAACACAACACTGTGGAAGTAGCCAAATGAAAGTTAAAGAGGAAATTAATCCTGGGGAAAAACAGAGGGACATCCATTTCGTGAATACCCCAAGTGgctccttccttcgaaatACTGGAGAGAAGAATAACCACACGTTTAATCCAACAGGTGTTAGAAACCGAGAAGTGATATGCAAATTGGAATGTGCACAGATGAATGGCAAAGCCTGTTTTGTAGATGGACCAAGAGACACAACTCCCCAtgag GAGTGCTGGAGGGCGGAATGGTTTGTCCAAAAGGGCTTCcaagaaataaattaccATAATGGGGGTGACCGTGTGGCCATGGCGAAGACGGAGATGAGCAGAGAGATGCACAGAGAGGTGAGCGCGGAGACTAAAACGGAGCCAAACGCGCAGACGAACACAAACAGGAAGACTGAAATGGGTAGTGGAAGCTTCCAGGTGAGCCACCCCTACGGAGTGGAGCACACACCCCGGAGCAGTCACAACCACGGGAATGAAAGCTCACTTGTGAAAAAGAGTAGACAGTTTTCCGTGTCTGTGTATGGACCTGAAAACGCGAGACTGTTCGCCCTGTTCGAACTAATCAAATACAACTCCGTTCCGGATGCCTTGAGGGATGAAGCCAATCTGTGCATCTGCACcattaagaaaaatttgatgGTGCAGGGGGGGTCCTCGAACAAATTTCGCAGCGGTCACTTCCTGCCTCTTATGTTTGCCGATTGGGACGATGCCTACTCACCTGCCTTGCTTAGAAAAATACAGGGAGAATTGGTGCGCAATTGGGGCCAGTTCACCGACGGGGGGTGCAGCGACGTGCACAGGGGTAGCAGCGACGTACATAGGGGTAGCAGCGACGTACACAGGGGTAGCAGCGACATATACAGAGGTAGCAGCGACATATACAGAGGTAGCAGCGATATATACAGAGGTAGCAGCGACATATATAGAGGTAGCAGCGACGTACAGGGCTGCAGTGGCAGCAAGGAGGAGCCCCCGCGAGCTGCGCCCCACTTTGAAGGATACAGTTTTCCTCGCAAAGGGAACCACGCGGGGGGGTTCGATCACGTGGTTAGATGCGGCGGAGACTTCACTAGCCTAGGGGAAAACCCACCTAACTGTGCGCCAAACCAGGGAAGTGACCACCCTAGCCTGGTAAATAATCACCCTAACCTGGTAAGTAACCACCCTAACCTGGTAAGTAACCACCCCAACTTGACAAGTAACCACCCCAACTTGCCAAGTAACCATCCAAACCGCGTGAACAACTGCACCGGTCAGGCGGACAATCCCTCCTCACACAACAAGAATAACCTAGTCCACAGCATCGACGCGTATAACCTGCACTCGAGGCACATGGCCCACACGTTCGCGGCGAACAAACCCTCGATGGTAAACCTGCGCAAGGATTTCAACACCAGAGAGCATGTCTACCGGCCCCACGGAGAAGAAATCCTTAAGCTACAAAATGGTTACTCATTCGGGCAGTTGGACGAATACACAAATGGGGGTAACTCAAATGGGAGTAACTCAAATGGGGGTAACACAAATGGGGGTAACACAAATGGGGGTAACACAAATGGGGGTAACTCAAATGGGGGTAACAGAAACTGGGGCCTGCGCGTCAACCATCCTGGATACCATTACAATTACGCGCGGGGTGAAGACAAGGTGAACAACATGGCTACCTGTGCGTCTCTCCACAGCTACCAAAATGGGTACGTAAATAGCCATGAGGATGTGAGAGGCCCTCCGGACAACCTGACCGCTGACTTGACGATCTTTGGAAACTATTTTCACCCCGATGGGAATGTGGTTAATTGCAAAATGGATAAGAGTGCCCCCACCTTTGGGCCAAAGATGTCGAATGGGGGTGGCAACGTGTTTGATCAGTTCGGTGTGGGAGCTGCACATTTGAGGGGTTGA